A single Bosea sp. PAMC 26642 DNA region contains:
- a CDS encoding NAD-dependent epimerase/dehydratase family protein — MDEARILVTGASGFIGPHVVSRLLAEGYRLRVAQRRAAPVQDGVETVATGDLARPIDWSAALDGVDHVVHMAGLAHAGPGLNEDLYRRINTDATLELADAARTAGVHRFVNLSSIKALTGAFDGAPLDETATPAPDDAYGRSKLAAEQGLAAHDLDWVSLRPVLVYGPGVKANMAALLRLARLPLPLPLGGLAAPRSLLAVENLAEAVVFALTPACPARAAYIVADAETISVAEMIAAMRAGAGRGPGLIPVPANWLRMLARLARKDEAFSKLSGGLVARPDALLRAGWRPPVATKAALARMAAPAGAG; from the coding sequence GTGGATGAGGCCCGTATCCTCGTGACCGGGGCGAGCGGCTTCATCGGCCCCCATGTCGTGTCCCGTCTCCTTGCCGAGGGCTATCGTTTGCGCGTGGCACAACGGCGGGCGGCGCCGGTGCAGGACGGCGTCGAGACGGTGGCGACGGGCGATCTCGCGCGGCCTATCGACTGGTCGGCGGCCCTCGACGGTGTTGATCACGTCGTCCACATGGCGGGGCTCGCCCATGCCGGGCCGGGGCTCAATGAGGATTTGTACCGACGCATCAATACGGACGCCACGCTGGAACTCGCCGATGCCGCCCGGACCGCCGGCGTTCACCGCTTCGTCAACCTGTCCTCGATCAAGGCCCTGACGGGGGCCTTCGACGGCGCTCCGCTCGACGAGACGGCGACGCCCGCGCCCGACGATGCCTATGGCCGCTCCAAGCTCGCGGCGGAGCAAGGACTGGCGGCGCACGATCTCGACTGGGTGAGCCTGCGGCCGGTGCTGGTTTATGGGCCGGGCGTAAAGGCCAATATGGCGGCGCTGCTGCGGCTGGCACGGCTGCCCCTGCCCCTGCCGCTGGGCGGGCTCGCCGCGCCGCGCTCGCTGCTGGCGGTCGAGAATCTGGCCGAGGCCGTCGTCTTCGCGCTGACTCCGGCCTGTCCGGCGCGAGCTGCCTATATCGTCGCGGATGCGGAGACGATCAGCGTCGCCGAGATGATCGCGGCGATGCGGGCGGGCGCGGGGCGCGGACCGGGGCTGATCCCGGTGCCGGCAAACTGGCTGCGAATGCTGGCACGCTTGGCCAGGAAGGACGAAGCCTTCTCAAAGCTCAGCGGCGGGCTGGTGGCGCGGCCCGATGCTCTGCTCAGGGCCGGCTGGCGACCGCCGGTCGCGACGAAAGCGGCTCTGGCGCGGATGGCCGCGCCGGCTGGCGCCGGCTGA
- the uxuA gene encoding mannonate dehydratase, whose product MEETWRWFGPKDAVQLPQIRQTGARGIVTSLHDIPYGEVWSIAAIEERKAIIAADASLGLEWRVVESLPIHERIKLNEGDQTALFDNYRTSMRNLAACGVKTICYNFMPVLDWTRTTLAHPLPGGGTALRFDIVEFAAFDCYMLERPGAEAEFSEETLVAARNWAKAASESDKAKLLANIMAGLPGAYDRYDIPGLRRMLDRYRGVTREILRENLARFLREIIPLADELGMRFAIHPDDPPRSLMGLPRIVSGEDDIAFVLGAIDSVANGLTLCSGSLGAGPKNDVPGIARRFAHRIHFAHLRNVAKDPNGSFMEADHLDGDTDMVALVSVLLEEQERRRLSGAANWRIPMRPDHGHELLDDIGKPTHPGYPVIGRLKGLAELRGVMRAVSAAKGWPLS is encoded by the coding sequence ATGGAAGAAACCTGGCGCTGGTTTGGGCCCAAGGACGCCGTGCAACTGCCGCAGATCCGGCAGACGGGCGCGCGCGGCATCGTCACCTCGCTGCACGACATCCCCTATGGTGAGGTCTGGAGCATTGCCGCGATCGAGGAACGCAAGGCGATCATCGCCGCGGACGCCTCGCTAGGGCTCGAATGGCGCGTGGTGGAGAGCCTGCCGATCCATGAACGGATCAAGCTGAATGAGGGCGACCAGACGGCGCTCTTCGACAATTACCGAACCTCGATGCGCAATCTCGCCGCCTGCGGCGTGAAGACGATCTGCTACAATTTCATGCCGGTGCTCGACTGGACGCGCACGACGCTGGCCCATCCCCTGCCCGGCGGGGGCACGGCGCTGCGCTTCGACATCGTCGAATTCGCCGCCTTCGACTGCTACATGCTGGAACGGCCGGGCGCGGAGGCCGAGTTTTCCGAAGAGACGCTGGTCGCGGCCCGCAACTGGGCGAAGGCGGCGTCGGAATCCGACAAGGCCAAGCTGCTCGCCAACATCATGGCCGGCCTTCCGGGCGCCTATGACCGTTACGACATTCCCGGCTTGCGGCGTATGCTCGACCGCTATCGCGGCGTCACGCGCGAAATCTTGCGCGAGAACCTCGCCCGCTTCCTCCGCGAGATCATCCCGCTCGCCGACGAACTTGGTATGCGCTTCGCCATCCACCCCGACGACCCGCCACGCTCGCTGATGGGCCTGCCTCGCATCGTTTCGGGCGAAGACGACATCGCTTTCGTGCTCGGCGCCATCGACAGCGTCGCCAACGGGCTGACGCTCTGCTCGGGCTCGTTGGGCGCCGGGCCGAAGAACGACGTGCCCGGCATCGCAAGGCGCTTCGCCCACCGCATCCATTTCGCTCATCTGCGCAATGTCGCCAAGGACCCGAACGGCTCCTTCATGGAGGCCGACCATCTCGACGGCGACACCGACATGGTCGCGCTCGTCTCGGTTCTGCTGGAAGAGCAGGAACGCCGTCGGCTCTCGGGCGCCGCGAACTGGCGCATCCCGATGCGCCCGGATCATGGCCATGAACTGCTCGACGACATCGGCAAGCCGACCCATCCCGGCTATCCGGTCATCGGCCGTCTCAAGGGGCTGGCCGAACTGCGCGGCGTGATGCGCGCCGTCTCCGCCGCCAAGGGCTGGCCGCTGTCCTGA
- a CDS encoding cobyric acid synthase: MARAPTPALMILGTGSNVGKSLIVAGLCRLFADRGLKVRPFKPQNMSNNAAATPGGEIGRAQALQARAARITPHVDMNPVLLKPESETGSQIVLQGRVAGHLASGDFARRGDFLPKVLESFARLGEGADLVIVEGAGSPAETNLRARDIANLGFARAAGVPAVLIGDIDRGGVIASLVGTHAVLDADDRAMIRAFAINRFRGDVTLFAPGVEAIARATGWPCLGVVPWFAAANRLPAEDGLDLTAARKPGAPLKIAVPVMPGIANFDDLDPLKLEASVDLVMVRRGQSLPGDAGLVILPGSKTTMRDLAVLRDEGWDIDLAAHRRRGGHVLGLCGGYQMLGRVVRDPLGLEGPAGEVAGLGLLDVETTLDRDKTVREVDVAHAASATTGRAYEIHLGHTDGPDTVRAPFRVDQRAEGAASRDGHVLGSYLHGIFTSNAIRSAYLAQFAGTSGSMPNYESDIEATLDALAAHLARHLDIEALLALAREQRRQPMR; encoded by the coding sequence ATGGCCCGCGCCCCCACCCCCGCTTTGATGATCCTCGGAACCGGCTCGAATGTCGGGAAATCGCTCATCGTCGCGGGGCTGTGCCGGCTCTTCGCCGATCGCGGGCTGAAGGTCAGGCCCTTCAAGCCTCAGAACATGTCCAACAACGCGGCCGCGACGCCGGGCGGCGAGATCGGCCGCGCCCAGGCGCTGCAGGCCCGCGCGGCCCGTATCACGCCCCATGTCGACATGAACCCGGTGCTGCTGAAGCCCGAAAGCGAGACCGGCAGCCAGATCGTGCTGCAGGGCCGCGTCGCCGGCCATCTCGCCTCGGGCGATTTCGCCCGGCGCGGCGATTTCCTGCCGAAGGTTCTTGAAAGTTTCGCAAGGCTCGGCGAGGGCGCCGACCTCGTCATCGTCGAGGGGGCGGGCTCGCCGGCCGAGACCAATCTGCGCGCCCGCGACATCGCCAATCTCGGCTTTGCCCGCGCCGCCGGCGTGCCCGCCGTGCTGATCGGCGACATCGACCGCGGCGGCGTCATCGCGAGCCTGGTCGGCACCCATGCCGTGCTCGATGCGGACGACCGCGCCATGATCCGGGCTTTCGCGATCAACCGCTTCCGGGGCGACGTCACGCTGTTTGCGCCCGGCGTCGAGGCCATTGCCCGGGCGACCGGCTGGCCCTGTCTCGGCGTCGTGCCCTGGTTCGCAGCGGCGAACCGTCTTCCCGCCGAGGACGGCCTCGATCTCACGGCTGCGCGGAAACCCGGTGCCCCGCTGAAGATCGCCGTCCCGGTCATGCCCGGCATCGCCAATTTCGACGATCTCGACCCGCTTAAGCTCGAGGCCTCGGTCGATCTCGTCATGGTCCGGCGCGGACAGTCTCTGCCCGGCGACGCCGGCCTCGTCATCCTGCCGGGTTCGAAGACGACGATGCGCGATCTCGCGGTGCTGCGCGACGAGGGCTGGGATATCGACCTGGCCGCCCACCGCCGCCGGGGCGGGCATGTCCTTGGTCTCTGCGGCGGCTACCAGATGCTTGGCCGCGTCGTGCGCGATCCGCTCGGGCTTGAGGGGCCGGCGGGCGAGGTCGCCGGACTGGGCCTGCTCGATGTCGAGACCACGCTCGATCGCGACAAGACGGTCCGTGAGGTCGATGTCGCCCATGCCGCCAGCGCGACGACCGGCCGCGCCTACGAGATCCATCTCGGCCATACCGACGGCCCCGACACGGTCCGGGCGCCGTTTCGGGTCGACCAGCGGGCGGAAGGCGCCGCGAGCCGCGATGGCCATGTTCTTGGCAGCTATCTGCATGGTATTTTCACGTCGAACGCCATCCGGTCCGCTTATCTGGCCCAATTCGCCGGCACCTCGGGCTCGATGCCGAACTACGAAAGCGATATCGAGGCGACGCTGGACGCGTTGGCCGCGCATCTGGCACGGCATCTCGACATCGAGGCGCTGCTCGCTCTCGCGCGGGAACAGCGCCGGCAGCCCATGCGTTAG
- a CDS encoding nucleoside-diphosphate sugar epimerase/dehydratase, with protein sequence MARFTKQNGKKFAVIVHDLLVTALAIWLVFVIRFEGFQLQERLRILPSFLPLFVVYAGCVYWLFSLYRSKWRFASLPDLSNIVRSVSILTLTLLVIDYVIVAPTLYGNYFFGKITVALYWLVQTALLGGPRLAYRYFKYSRSKHHAVRDAALPALILGRGVEVEMAIRAMETGTTRKLRPAGILTPRIDDLGQSIRGVPVLGLLHEIETIVLDAAERGEPFRRIVATASALQPEAEPDKWLARTRKLALPISRIDTLGEGARDTELAPLEIEDLLVRPSVRIDRERLGAFLKGKRVIVTGGGGSIGSEICLRCAAFGAAELLVVESSEPALFQITELLSIHDHGMAVSGALADVRDRARITPLFTAFAPDIVIHAAALKHVPYLEADWSEGIKTNVFGSVNVTDAAIAAGAKIFVLISTDKAIEPVSMLGATKRFAEMYAQSRDAEFVAATAGMRLVAVRFGNVLGSVGSVVPKFKAQIERGGPITVTDPEMIRYFMTIREACDLVLTAASHARDDGPEAERAAVYVLKMGQPVRIMDLAERMIRLAGFEPGLDIEIAITGVRPGERLNEILFAHDEPMAETGLDGVMAAKPVFAGRARMQAWLAQLDGAVKADRREAAEAVLDEAIPDFSRRQPARPSAPEPLSSRPAVASRP encoded by the coding sequence ATGGCCAGATTCACCAAGCAGAACGGCAAGAAGTTCGCCGTCATCGTGCATGACCTCTTGGTCACGGCGCTGGCGATCTGGCTCGTCTTCGTCATCCGGTTCGAGGGCTTCCAGCTCCAGGAGCGGCTGCGTATTCTGCCGAGCTTTCTGCCGCTGTTCGTCGTCTACGCCGGCTGCGTCTACTGGCTCTTCTCGCTCTACCGCTCGAAATGGCGCTTCGCCTCGCTGCCGGATCTGTCGAACATCGTCCGTTCCGTCAGCATCCTGACGCTGACGCTGCTGGTGATCGACTACGTCATCGTCGCGCCGACGCTCTACGGCAACTACTTCTTCGGCAAGATCACGGTGGCGCTCTACTGGCTCGTGCAGACCGCGCTGCTGGGCGGGCCGCGCCTGGCCTATCGCTACTTCAAATACTCTCGTTCCAAGCATCACGCGGTTCGCGATGCGGCGCTGCCGGCCCTGATTCTCGGCCGAGGCGTCGAGGTCGAGATGGCGATCCGCGCCATGGAGACCGGCACGACGCGCAAGCTGCGTCCGGCCGGCATCCTGACCCCCCGCATCGACGATCTCGGCCAGTCGATCCGTGGCGTGCCGGTGCTCGGCCTGCTGCACGAGATCGAGACGATCGTGCTCGACGCCGCCGAGCGGGGCGAGCCGTTCCGCCGCATCGTCGCGACCGCGAGTGCGCTGCAGCCCGAGGCCGAGCCCGACAAATGGCTGGCGCGCACCCGCAAGCTCGCTCTGCCGATCTCGCGCATCGACACGCTCGGCGAAGGCGCGCGCGACACCGAACTTGCGCCGCTGGAGATCGAGGACTTGCTGGTCCGGCCATCCGTCAGGATCGACCGTGAGCGGCTGGGTGCGTTTCTGAAGGGCAAGCGCGTCATCGTCACCGGCGGCGGCGGCTCGATCGGCTCCGAAATCTGCCTGCGCTGCGCCGCCTTCGGAGCGGCCGAACTGCTGGTGGTCGAGAGCTCAGAACCCGCCCTCTTTCAGATCACCGAACTGCTCTCGATCCACGATCACGGCATGGCGGTCTCGGGCGCGCTGGCCGATGTGCGGGATCGCGCCCGCATCACGCCCCTCTTCACCGCCTTCGCGCCCGACATCGTCATCCATGCCGCTGCGCTGAAGCACGTTCCCTATCTGGAAGCTGACTGGAGCGAGGGCATCAAGACCAACGTCTTCGGCTCGGTCAACGTCACCGATGCGGCGATCGCCGCCGGCGCCAAGATCTTCGTGCTGATCTCGACCGACAAGGCGATCGAGCCCGTCTCGATGCTGGGCGCGACCAAGCGCTTCGCCGAGATGTACGCGCAGTCGCGCGACGCCGAATTCGTCGCCGCGACCGCCGGCATGCGGCTCGTGGCGGTGCGCTTCGGCAACGTGCTCGGCTCGGTCGGCTCGGTCGTGCCGAAATTCAAGGCGCAGATCGAGCGCGGTGGGCCGATCACCGTCACCGACCCGGAGATGATCCGCTATTTCATGACCATCCGCGAGGCCTGCGACCTCGTGCTGACCGCTGCCTCCCACGCCCGCGACGACGGTCCCGAGGCCGAGCGGGCGGCCGTCTACGTCCTCAAGATGGGCCAGCCGGTCAGGATCATGGATCTGGCGGAGCGCATGATCCGGCTCGCCGGTTTCGAGCCCGGCCTCGACATCGAGATCGCGATCACCGGCGTCCGCCCTGGCGAGCGGCTGAACGAGATCCTGTTCGCCCATGACGAACCCATGGCCGAGACCGGGCTCGACGGCGTCATGGCGGCAAAACCCGTCTTCGCCGGCCGCGCCAGGATGCAGGCCTGGCTCGCGCAGCTCGACGGCGCCGTGAAGGCGGACCGGCGCGAGGCGGCGGAAGCCGTGCTCGACGAGGCGATTCCCGATTTCAGCCGGCGCCAGCCGGCGCGGCCATCCGCGCCAGAGCCGCTTTCGTCGCGACCGGCGGTCGCCAGCCGGCCCTGA
- a CDS encoding TetR/AcrR family transcriptional regulator, which translates to MSHPERDTRQSIVDTAERFFKDIGYQKTTVADIAKSLRMSPANVYRFFDSKKSINEAVLARYKGEVEQALAAIAAEPRSAASRLRDMLIASYRINEARYGAQQRMHEMVCAAMEESWDAILGHIERFDALLRGVVADGVVSGEFPGIDPVTATRCVRMAMIRFHHPLLMAQCEQIPGPTAEEMVDFILAGLRGQAASGLTAAR; encoded by the coding sequence TTGAGCCATCCAGAGCGCGACACGAGGCAAAGCATCGTCGACACGGCCGAACGGTTCTTCAAGGACATCGGCTACCAGAAGACGACGGTCGCAGACATCGCCAAATCCCTGCGCATGAGCCCCGCCAACGTCTACCGTTTCTTCGACTCCAAGAAGTCGATCAACGAGGCGGTGCTGGCGCGCTACAAGGGCGAAGTCGAGCAGGCCCTGGCGGCGATCGCCGCCGAACCACGCTCCGCCGCGAGCCGGCTGCGCGACATGCTGATCGCCTCCTATCGCATCAACGAGGCGCGCTACGGCGCCCAGCAGCGTATGCACGAGATGGTCTGTGCCGCGATGGAGGAGAGCTGGGACGCGATCCTCGGCCATATCGAGCGCTTCGACGCACTTCTGCGTGGTGTGGTCGCGGACGGTGTCGTGAGTGGGGAGTTCCCCGGCATCGACCCGGTCACGGCGACCCGGTGCGTGCGCATGGCGATGATCCGCTTTCACCACCCCCTGCTGATGGCGCAGTGCGAGCAGATTCCCGGCCCCACGGCCGAGGAGATGGTCGATTTCATTCTGGCCGGCCTGCGGGGGCAGGCCGCATCAGGCTTGACCGCGGCGCGTTGA
- a CDS encoding aminotransferase, giving the protein MNPIFSSLQTSVFEVMSRLARETEAINLGQGFPDDPGPEDVRRKAADAVINGWNQYPPMMGLPELRQATAVHYQHWQGLDLDPDSEIMVTSGATEAIAGALMALIAPGDEVVLFEPMYDAYVPLVRRAGGIPKFVTLTPPHFGLSEAALAKAFSPNTKVVLFNNPLNPTATIFSDADLDLLASFCVKHDAVAICDEVWEHVVFDGRRHVPMLSRPGMRERTVKISSAGKIFSLTGWKVGLVMAAPNLMKVLAKAHQYITFTTPPNLQAAVAYGLGKDDSYFEGMRADFQRSRDRFADGLTGLGYSVLPSVGTYFLNVDIAALGESDDVDFCQRLVMENGVAAIPVSAFYAEGAVRTVVRFCFAKHDATLDGALERLAGRRKTGSTV; this is encoded by the coding sequence ATGAACCCGATCTTCTCTTCCCTTCAGACGAGCGTCTTCGAGGTGATGTCGCGTCTCGCGCGTGAAACCGAAGCGATCAATCTCGGACAGGGCTTTCCCGACGATCCGGGCCCGGAAGATGTCCGGCGCAAGGCGGCCGATGCGGTGATCAACGGCTGGAACCAGTATCCGCCGATGATGGGCCTGCCCGAGCTGCGCCAGGCGACGGCCGTGCATTACCAGCACTGGCAGGGGCTCGATCTCGATCCCGACAGCGAGATCATGGTGACCTCGGGCGCGACCGAGGCGATCGCCGGCGCGCTGATGGCGCTGATTGCGCCGGGCGACGAGGTCGTGCTGTTCGAGCCGATGTACGACGCCTATGTGCCGCTGGTGCGCCGGGCCGGCGGTATACCGAAATTCGTGACGCTGACGCCGCCGCATTTCGGGCTGAGCGAGGCGGCACTGGCAAAAGCATTCTCGCCGAACACGAAGGTCGTTCTGTTCAACAACCCGCTGAACCCGACCGCGACGATCTTCAGCGACGCCGATCTCGACCTGCTCGCCTCGTTCTGCGTGAAGCATGACGCCGTCGCGATCTGCGACGAGGTCTGGGAGCACGTCGTCTTCGACGGCCGCCGCCATGTGCCGATGCTGAGCCGGCCGGGGATGCGCGAGCGCACGGTCAAGATTTCGTCGGCCGGCAAGATCTTTTCGCTGACCGGCTGGAAAGTCGGGCTGGTGATGGCCGCGCCGAACCTGATGAAGGTCCTGGCCAAGGCGCACCAGTACATCACCTTCACGACGCCACCGAACCTGCAGGCCGCCGTGGCCTACGGGCTCGGGAAAGACGACAGCTACTTCGAGGGGATGCGGGCCGATTTCCAGCGCTCGCGCGACCGCTTCGCCGATGGGCTGACAGGTCTCGGCTACAGCGTGCTGCCGAGCGTCGGCACCTATTTTCTGAATGTCGATATTGCCGCGCTTGGCGAAAGCGACGACGTCGATTTCTGCCAGCGCCTGGTGATGGAAAACGGCGTCGCGGCGATCCCGGTCAGCGCCTTCTATGCTGAGGGCGCGGTCAGGACCGTGGTGCGCTTCTGCTTCGCCAAACATGACGCGACGCTGGACGGTGCGCTGGAGCGGCTGGCGGGGCGGCGAAAGACCGGCTCGACGGTCTAA